The following is a genomic window from Lysinibacillus sp. JNUCC-52.
GTAATGGAATACACTACATATACAGCTCTAAATAATGCAACTAATTTAATTTTTTATAAATCGCGTGCTGTGTTCATTTCTAGAACTTCACTCAATCGCCACCTCTACTTTTGATTTTTCCAAATACACTGAGATAAAAAACTATTAGAGCAACGAGATTCACTATTTCCATCTTGATTGCTCTTACAACGCATAATTAAAAGCCCTCCACCGCTAGTGGAAGGCTTTCTAACTAAAGTTTCTTTACGTTTTTAATAATTATTAGTTGTAACATTAATAGTGTTTGTATAATACACATTACCATCCTTAATTCCAACTATTTTCACTTCATATTGAGTACCACTATTCAAACCATCAAACATTACTGATGTATCACCAGGTTCTAATATATTATTATCACCTTCAGAATTATCAGTACCTAGGATATTTTCTGGATTAACGACATTCCAAAACTCTTCATTTTGTTCTTTAATATGAATCTGAACATTATAGAATCCTGTTGGTACATTGATACTTAATTGTAAACCATTTGTATAAGTATTCAATATACTACTTATTTCAAATGGTGTAACCAGTATACTATTCTCGCCTTATACAATTTTCTGCTTTATAACGAGTCTTCACCGTACGAGCGACTTTCATCGCATACGGCGATCCGTCAGCAAAGAATTCTAAACTTATTTCCCCGTCAAACATAGTAATTTTATTTCTAAATTAAATCAATAGAATTTAGAGAAGGTAAAGAAATCTTAACCTTCCTCTATTAGTATTTTTCTTTTGCAATCGAAATCATAATTTTTGTTACAATTTTGTGTTTTTTATTTTATATTTTATATTTTTTATTTAAAATAATAGAAGAATCAGAATATTAAAGGAGGCGTTTTACAAATGAGAAAATTATTTTTTATGTTGGCTTGTTTGGTTCTTTTATTCTTTTTCACGGGAAATATAGCTTTTAATGCTTCAACTGTAGTTGCAGCTGAACAGAGTGATGATTTTGCCATTACCATTTTAAATGAAAGTACGATGCATTTAGAATTATTAAATGATGAGACAACAATTGAAAACGATGAAGTTGGAAATATAATTGTTAAAAAAGGTGAATATTCAGAGGTATTGCCAACCCAAGCAATAGATAGTAATGGGCATGATGTTAATTTAATTTATAAATCAGTTGATAATGGACTGATTATAGAATTACATAACGGTGAACAACCGACTCAAACGACTACTTTAGCTCGTTCTAAATGGAAATGTGCATTAGGCGTTCTTGGTGGTTATTATCTTGGTGCAATAACTGGTTTAGGGGTTGGTATTGGTGCTGGAACTGTATTACCTGGTATTGGAAATGCGGTTGGTGCTGCGGGTGGAGCTATGTCAGGTGCATCATCCTCTTGTTTTGATTAGCGTATTGGAGGAATTGTATGTTTGATATAGATAAAGTTTTTTGTTGGCCGATGATATTTGCTTATTATGTTTGCATGATTTTGTGGATTCTATTACTTTTAGCATTAGAAACAAATTTACTTTGGGTTTTTTTGAATCCGCTAAATTTCGGATTAATTTTTAACATAGTGTTTGGAATTACTTATCAGATTAAAGCTAAAAAAGAATAAAATGAGTAATTTTCATAAAACATTTATATATAATTAGCTCATTTATCTGCTTATAAAATATATGTTTTTAAGAGGATGAACAGGTTGTCACTAAAATATCTCGAGGGTGCTTTTCTCGGGGTATTTTTTTGTGGTTAAATTCAACTTTCCTGAGTGTTTATGTGAAAATCATCTCTTGAAAGAACAATTATTTTTAGCATTTTTTTCTTCTAAAGGGCATTCGTCTCGATTTACTTTCTCAATATTGCAGAGGTTATCGCATTAATATATTGTTGTATTCAATAACATGGTTCAATAACTTAAACTATTCAACTAACAATCGGAGGTATTTAATTGATAAATAAAAAAGACCAACTAAACACTATTAAAGAAGATTTTATGAATTGTCAAAAAGTACTATTGGCTATCGGTGATGAAACACGTCAATCGATTTTGTTAGTTTTAATGGAAACAGATTGTCAAACAGGATTGCGTGTAGGTGAAATTACGGAACAAACACACCTTTCTAGACCTGCAGTGTCACATCACCTAAAAATTTTACGAGATGCAGGAATTATTTTAATGCGAAAAGAAGGTACAAAAAACTTTTATTATATTGATATTCGGACAAAATTAAGCCTATTAAAAACGCTTATTGTGGATATTGA
Proteins encoded in this region:
- a CDS encoding ArsR/SmtB family transcription factor, whose product is MNCQKVLLAIGDETRQSILLVLMETDCQTGLRVGEITEQTHLSRPAVSHHLKILRDAGIILMRKEGTKNFYYIDIRTKLSLLKTLIVDIETLLKQYD